From a region of the Butyrivibrio sp. AE3004 genome:
- a CDS encoding alpha-amylase family glycosyl hydrolase — translation MPAWLSDAVFYEIYPQSFNDTNGDGIGDIEGIIEKLDYVKELGCNAIWLNPVFDSPFKDAGYDVRDYKKVAERYGTNEDLVRLFDEAHKKGIKILLDLVPGHTSEEHEWFKKSCEPEKNEFSDRYIWTDSAFCGIAGHPYIGGEAEREGCYMLNFFKCQPALNYGVLNKTEKWQLTPDHPSCIATREALKDIMRFWLDKGCDGFRVDMADSLVKEDDDVKSATGAVWTNIREMMDKDYPDAALVSEWCNPQCALKYGFHADFYLDHHGNGYNVLVRDCETEGGDHSYFKKDGGDGPQRFLADYLPRYEGSKEYGYISFITCNHDTPRVTKALDIPEIKLAYAFFFTMPGVPFLYYGDEIGMKYLSDVRTKEGGFQRTGSRSPMQWDKNEKNFGFSDAAPDMLYIPEDSSEDAPSVSEAEKDPDSIIHTVRGLISLRHERKDLQADAGFEVVYVAEGERILVYRRGNLLLAVNPGSDKAVVKKDAFKNAPEILGNLIYKIGTADCLEDEIVLGPQSFGVWE, via the coding sequence ATGCCGGCATGGTTATCTGATGCAGTATTTTATGAGATTTATCCACAATCCTTCAATGACACAAACGGTGACGGAATCGGAGATATTGAGGGAATAATTGAAAAGCTTGATTACGTAAAGGAACTTGGCTGCAATGCAATATGGCTGAATCCTGTTTTTGATTCTCCTTTTAAGGATGCGGGATATGATGTCCGTGACTATAAGAAGGTTGCTGAGAGATATGGGACCAATGAGGACCTTGTTAGACTTTTTGATGAGGCTCATAAAAAGGGAATAAAGATACTTCTTGATCTTGTTCCGGGACATACTTCCGAGGAACATGAGTGGTTTAAAAAGAGCTGTGAACCCGAAAAGAATGAGTTTTCAGACAGATATATCTGGACAGACAGTGCTTTTTGCGGAATAGCGGGACATCCCTATATCGGTGGAGAAGCAGAGCGTGAGGGCTGCTATATGCTGAACTTTTTCAAATGCCAGCCGGCTCTTAATTACGGAGTACTTAATAAGACAGAGAAATGGCAGCTTACACCGGATCATCCCTCATGTATAGCTACAAGGGAAGCGCTTAAGGACATAATGCGTTTCTGGCTCGATAAGGGGTGTGACGGTTTCAGGGTAGATATGGCAGATTCTCTTGTAAAAGAGGATGATGACGTAAAGAGTGCCACAGGTGCAGTGTGGACAAATATAAGGGAGATGATGGATAAGGATTATCCGGATGCCGCACTTGTTTCTGAGTGGTGCAATCCGCAGTGTGCTTTAAAATACGGATTTCATGCGGATTTCTATCTTGACCATCACGGAAACGGCTACAATGTGCTTGTCAGGGACTGTGAAACCGAGGGAGGAGATCACAGCTACTTCAAAAAGGATGGAGGAGACGGTCCGCAGCGATTTCTTGCGGATTATCTGCCAAGATATGAGGGTTCGAAGGAATACGGCTATATAAGCTTTATAACCTGCAATCATGATACGCCGAGAGTTACCAAAGCTCTGGACATTCCGGAAATAAAGCTTGCATATGCATTTTTCTTTACGATGCCCGGTGTGCCTTTTCTTTACTACGGTGATGAGATCGGCATGAAATATCTTTCCGATGTAAGAACAAAGGAGGGCGGGTTCCAAAGAACAGGTTCACGTTCGCCCATGCAGTGGGATAAAAATGAAAAGAATTTCGGATTTTCCGATGCTGCACCTGATATGCTTTACATTCCCGAGGATTCCTCCGAGGATGCTCCAAGCGTAAGTGAGGCAGAGAAGGATCCGGACTCTATTATTCACACGGTAAGAGGGCTTATCAGTCTTCGCCATGAGAGGAAGGACCTTCAGGCAGATGCCGGTTTTGAAGTTGTATATGTGGCAGAAGGTGAAAGGATTCTTGTATACAGACGAGGAAATCTTCTTCTTGCGGTAAATCCCGGAAGTGATAAAGCAGTTGTAAAAAAGGATGCATTTAAAAATGCCCCGGAGATTTTGGGAAATCTTATTTATAAAATAGGAACTGCTGATTGCTTAGAGGATGAAATTGTCCTTGGACCTCAGTCCTTTGGTGTTTGGGAATAA
- a CDS encoding hybrid sensor histidine kinase/response regulator, whose translation MKKRKLTLTMQLVIVVSAILLIGNVLMGLILMNQSRSSIKTIINARMLDIANTAAAMLDGDIMENISPEDEGTEEYESQMNNLKAFQDAIELKYIYCINDEGNKHFTFSIDPTVLDPAPFGADVVYTDALYKASLGTPAVDEQPYEDEWGSFYSAYSPVFNSKGEVATIVAVDFSTEWYEAQIKKFIRTILINLFFTIGLGIIVVSVVMSGVRNHFREINEEVIELTKDIDDITRELESNANTDSSLIKRKKKADVSVQKKSFLATEDAIDDIQEIGEKVHSVHEILREYLDHSQRRANSMITALAADYRSVYYVNLDRDTGVCYRAHSKLEDGLAEGEKFIFSETFSSYAHEYVEGKYREGFLEFINPDSIRKRLETEALIAYRYLVSRDDKESYEMLRIAGVRRAEDRDDHIVHSIGVGFTDVDNEMRQSLEQSQALSDALTVAEEASKAKTVFLSNMSHEIRTPMNAIIGLDRIALSDTGISDRTREYLEQIGSSAGHLLKIINDILDMSRIESGRMVIKNEEFSFTKLIEQVNTIIGSQCSDKGLYYNCEIKGDIDNYYIGDDMKLKQVLINILGNSVKFTGQGGNVMLKVERTARFDGKSTLTFTMQDDGVGMDKEFIPKIFDAFSQEDSSSTNKYGSTGLGMAITKSIVEMMNGRIEVSSEKGKGTKFMVSVTLMDSERKDNDDEIDDINPHETTVLIIDDDPIACEHAKVELEKIGIVAESAASGAEAVEMVKLHHARREPYSLILVDLKMPEMDGIETTRRMREIIGDDSAIIILTSQQWDDVLDEAINAGVDSFVSKPLNTSFVLEQFKEALIQKNIRNSAKTSKAVLEGRRVLLAEDIKVNAKIMMKVLSMRSIEADHAENGKIAVELFESHPEWYYDAILMDMRMPEMDGLEATKAIRALDRKDAKKIPIIALTANAFDEDVQRSLQAGLNAHLSKPVEPDIVYETLKSLIRDDDR comes from the coding sequence ATGAAAAAGAGAAAACTCACGCTCACAATGCAGCTTGTCATAGTAGTTTCTGCTATCTTGCTTATCGGCAACGTGCTGATGGGCTTAATTTTGATGAATCAATCCCGAAGTTCAATTAAAACAATAATAAATGCCAGGATGCTGGATATAGCAAATACTGCTGCAGCTATGCTTGATGGGGATATTATGGAGAATATTTCTCCAGAGGATGAGGGGACTGAAGAATATGAATCCCAGATGAATAATCTTAAAGCTTTTCAGGATGCCATAGAACTCAAGTATATCTATTGCATTAATGATGAGGGAAATAAGCATTTTACTTTTTCCATAGATCCCACGGTTCTTGATCCGGCACCCTTTGGCGCTGATGTCGTTTATACGGATGCACTATATAAAGCAAGTCTCGGTACACCTGCCGTTGACGAGCAGCCATATGAAGATGAATGGGGATCTTTTTACAGTGCCTACAGCCCGGTATTTAATTCGAAAGGGGAGGTTGCAACTATTGTTGCGGTGGACTTTTCAACGGAATGGTATGAGGCTCAGATAAAGAAGTTTATAAGGACAATTCTCATAAATCTGTTTTTTACAATAGGTCTTGGAATAATAGTGGTTTCAGTAGTAATGAGCGGAGTCAGGAATCATTTCCGTGAGATAAATGAAGAAGTTATAGAGCTTACAAAGGATATAGATGATATAACAAGGGAGCTTGAATCCAACGCCAACACCGATAGCAGCCTGATTAAAAGAAAAAAGAAAGCAGATGTTTCGGTACAGAAAAAATCTTTCCTGGCTACGGAGGATGCAATAGACGATATTCAGGAAATAGGAGAAAAGGTTCATTCTGTCCATGAGATTTTGCGGGAGTATCTGGATCATTCACAAAGGCGTGCCAACAGTATGATCACTGCGCTTGCAGCTGATTACAGAAGCGTATATTACGTTAATCTTGACAGGGATACCGGTGTCTGCTACAGGGCACATTCAAAGCTTGAAGATGGACTTGCTGAGGGAGAAAAATTCATATTCAGCGAAACATTTTCCAGTTATGCCCATGAATATGTTGAGGGAAAATACAGAGAGGGATTTCTTGAGTTTATTAATCCTGATTCAATAAGGAAGAGACTTGAAACAGAAGCACTTATTGCTTACAGATATCTGGTTTCCAGAGATGACAAGGAATCCTATGAGATGCTTAGGATTGCGGGGGTAAGAAGGGCAGAGGACAGAGATGACCATATAGTACATTCGATTGGTGTGGGCTTTACTGATGTTGACAATGAGATGAGACAATCACTTGAACAGAGTCAGGCGCTCAGCGATGCGCTGACTGTTGCGGAGGAAGCAAGTAAGGCCAAAACTGTTTTCCTTTCAAACATGAGTCATGAGATCAGAACACCCATGAATGCAATTATAGGACTGGACAGGATTGCCCTAAGTGATACGGGGATTTCGGACAGAACAAGAGAATATCTTGAGCAGATCGGAAGCTCTGCCGGACATCTTTTAAAGATAATCAATGACATACTTGATATGTCCAGAATTGAGTCCGGAAGGATGGTAATTAAAAATGAGGAGTTTTCATTTACAAAGCTTATTGAGCAAGTAAATACAATTATTGGCAGTCAGTGCAGTGATAAGGGGCTCTACTATAATTGTGAGATAAAGGGTGATATTGATAATTATTATATCGGCGATGACATGAAGCTAAAGCAGGTACTTATCAACATTTTGGGAAATTCCGTAAAGTTCACCGGGCAGGGCGGAAATGTTATGCTAAAGGTTGAGCGAACCGCACGCTTTGACGGGAAGTCCACGCTTACTTTTACTATGCAGGATGATGGTGTGGGCATGGATAAAGAATTTATTCCCAAGATTTTTGATGCCTTCAGTCAGGAGGATTCTTCAAGTACTAATAAGTATGGCAGCACCGGTCTCGGAATGGCTATAACCAAGAGTATCGTTGAGATGATGAACGGAAGAATCGAGGTGTCCAGTGAAAAGGGCAAAGGGACCAAATTTATGGTCTCCGTTACTCTGATGGATTCCGAAAGGAAGGATAATGATGATGAAATAGATGATATCAATCCTCACGAGACGACAGTTCTTATCATTGACGATGACCCAATAGCCTGTGAGCATGCAAAGGTTGAACTTGAAAAGATTGGTATAGTTGCGGAAAGTGCCGCATCCGGAGCCGAAGCTGTGGAGATGGTCAAACTCCATCATGCAAGGAGAGAACCGTACAGCCTTATACTTGTTGATCTGAAAATGCCCGAGATGGATGGCATAGAAACAACGCGCAGGATGCGTGAAATAATCGGTGATGACTCAGCTATAATCATTCTGACTTCGCAGCAGTGGGATGATGTGCTTGATGAGGCAATAAATGCAGGAGTTGACAGTTTTGTGTCAAAACCTCTTAATACGTCCTTTGTTTTGGAACAGTTTAAGGAAGCACTTATACAGAAGAACATCAGAAACTCGGCAAAAACAAGCAAGGCAGTACTTGAAGGAAGGCGGGTACTTCTGGCAGAAGATATCAAGGTAAATGCCAAGATTATGATGAAGGTGCTTAGTATGAGGAGTATTGAAGCGGATCATGCGGAAAACGGAAAAATAGCCGTTGAGCTTTTTGAATCGCATCCTGAGTGGTACTATGATGCAATTCTCATGGATATGCGAATGCCGGAAATGGACGGACTTGAGGCTACCAAGGCTATCAGAGCTCTGGATAGGAAAGATGCGAAGAAAATTCCGATTATTGCGCTGACAGCAAATGCCTTTGATGAAGATGTTCAGAGGAGCCTTCAGGCAGGGCTTAATGCGCATTTAAGTAAGCCTGTTGAACCTGATATCGTATATGAGACACTTAAGAGTCTTATCAGAGATGATGACAGATAG
- a CDS encoding sodium-dependent transporter, producing MGERESLGSRMGFILLSAGCAIGIGNVWRFPYMVGEYGGGLFVIAYIIFLLVLGVPILTMEYAIGRSSRLSIYLAYKKLEPKGTKWHITGIFAIIGNYLLLMFYSVVSGWILRYFVFSLLGYFEGQSPEAIDTLYREMMTSPSTLIIFMVITMLITVVVASMGLQDGVEKITKIMMVMLIVIMMFLGIRSLTLPGAHEGVKFYLMPNVENVKKAGLGNVLYGALNQSFFTLSLGIGGMEIFGSYIKKDRSLVGEALIVAGLDTFVAIVAGLITIPACFAYGVSPDSGPSLIFLTLPNVFASMRGGRIIGSLFFLFMYFAALSTMIGVFENDVSFLIDLFAVKRKHAAMIAGIVITLGSVPCALGFNVLSFIQPLKAGNTIMDLEDFIVSNLLLPIGSLICCLFCVTKYGWGFDNYLEEVNGGMGLKLSRKLRLYFKTVLPAVLLFLSVYGLISYFK from the coding sequence ATGGGTGAACGTGAATCATTGGGCAGCAGAATGGGATTTATTCTGCTATCTGCAGGCTGTGCTATCGGAATTGGAAATGTGTGGAGATTTCCGTATATGGTTGGAGAATACGGAGGCGGACTTTTTGTAATCGCTTATATTATTTTCCTGCTGGTTCTGGGAGTTCCGATACTTACGATGGAATATGCTATAGGAAGATCGAGTAGACTAAGTATTTATCTTGCATATAAAAAGCTTGAGCCAAAAGGGACCAAATGGCATATAACCGGTATTTTTGCAATTATAGGCAATTACCTTCTGCTTATGTTTTATTCGGTTGTTTCCGGATGGATTTTGAGGTATTTTGTTTTTTCACTTCTGGGATACTTTGAAGGACAGTCGCCGGAGGCAATAGATACTCTTTATAGGGAAATGATGACAAGTCCGTCGACGCTTATCATTTTTATGGTTATTACCATGCTGATAACCGTGGTTGTCGCATCCATGGGACTTCAGGACGGTGTTGAAAAAATTACGAAGATCATGATGGTCATGCTGATAGTTATCATGATGTTTTTGGGAATAAGGTCACTTACTCTTCCGGGTGCACATGAAGGCGTAAAATTTTATCTCATGCCAAATGTGGAAAATGTAAAAAAAGCAGGTCTCGGGAATGTGCTTTACGGTGCACTGAATCAGAGCTTTTTTACACTAAGCCTCGGAATAGGCGGAATGGAGATATTCGGAAGCTATATAAAAAAAGACAGGAGTCTGGTCGGAGAAGCACTTATAGTTGCAGGGCTTGATACATTTGTTGCGATAGTAGCGGGACTTATAACAATACCTGCCTGCTTTGCCTACGGTGTTTCACCGGACAGCGGACCGAGCCTTATTTTCCTTACTCTTCCAAACGTGTTTGCGTCCATGAGGGGTGGCAGAATTATAGGAAGCCTGTTCTTCCTTTTTATGTATTTTGCGGCACTTTCGACAATGATCGGTGTGTTTGAAAATGATGTCAGCTTTTTGATCGATCTTTTTGCTGTTAAGAGAAAGCATGCGGCTATGATAGCGGGAATAGTGATAACACTTGGCTCTGTACCCTGTGCGCTTGGTTTTAACGTACTCAGCTTTATTCAGCCGTTAAAAGCTGGCAATACCATAATGGATCTTGAGGATTTTATTGTAAGCAACCTTCTTTTGCCTATAGGATCTTTAATCTGCTGTCTCTTTTGTGTGACAAAGTACGGATGGGGATTTGACAATTACCTTGAGGAAGTTAATGGCGGGATGGGACTAAAACTAAGTAGAAAGCTGCGATTATACTTTAAAACAGTGCTTCCCGCAGTTTTGCTGTTCTTGTCTGTTTATGGCCTGATCAGCTATTTTAAATGA
- a CDS encoding IMP cyclohydrolase, translated as MVDLKKELSSNAYPGRGIVIGTSADGKYAVTAYFIMGRSENSRNRVFVTEGEGIRTEAFDPAKLEDPSLIIYAPVRVRGNHTIVTNGDQTDTIYELMEAGQSFEESLRTREFEPDAPNFTPRISGLMNIDDGKYDISMSILKSDHNDPSTCLRFTYTYEKPKAGKGYFIHTYMGDGNPLPSYEGEPTEVEISGDIDTFTNMIWENLNADNKVSLFTRFIDIETGKYETRIVNKNVK; from the coding sequence ATGGTAGATTTAAAGAAAGAGCTTAGTTCAAATGCGTATCCGGGACGCGGAATAGTGATCGGAACAAGTGCAGACGGAAAGTATGCTGTAACAGCTTACTTTATCATGGGAAGAAGCGAGAATAGCAGAAACCGCGTTTTCGTAACAGAAGGCGAAGGAATCCGTACAGAAGCATTCGATCCTGCAAAGCTTGAGGATCCCAGTCTTATTATCTATGCACCTGTACGTGTAAGAGGCAATCATACAATCGTTACAAACGGTGACCAGACAGATACTATCTATGAACTCATGGAAGCAGGTCAGTCCTTCGAGGAGTCACTTAGAACAAGAGAATTTGAGCCTGATGCTCCTAACTTTACACCCAGAATTTCAGGACTTATGAATATTGATGACGGAAAATATGACATTTCCATGTCTATTCTTAAGAGCGATCACAATGATCCTTCAACATGTCTGCGTTTTACATATACATATGAAAAGCCCAAGGCAGGCAAAGGTTATTTCATCCACACATATATGGGTGACGGCAACCCGCTTCCGAGCTACGAAGGCGAACCTACAGAGGTTGAGATTTCCGGTGATATCGACACTTTCACAAACATGATCTGGGAAAACTTAAATGCAGACAATAAGGTATCCCTTTTCACACGTTTCATCGATATCGAGACAGGAAAATACGAGACACGTATCGTAAACAAGAATGTGAAATAA
- a CDS encoding phosphoribosylaminoimidazolecarboxamide formyltransferase, protein MKELALKYGCNPNQKPSRVFMEDGSDLPIEVLNGKPGYINLLDAFNGWQLVSELKAATGMPAATSFKHVSPAGAAIGLPLTDIEKKIYWVEDLGDLSPMASAYARARGADRMSSFGDFISLSDTCDEDTARLIKREVSDGIIAPGYTDEALEILKAKKNGNYAVIKIDPSYKPAALEKKQVFGITFEQGHNDIVIDDKMLENIVTDNKDLPDAAKKDLLISLITLKYTQSNSVCYVKGGQAIGIGAGQQSRIHCTRLAGSKADNWFLRQSPQVLELPFLENIRRADRDNAIDLYIGVDYMDVLADGKWQNLFKVKPEVFTEADKRAWLDKNTDVALGSDAFFPFGDNIERAAKSGVKYVAQPGGSVRDDNVIQAANDHNMVMAFTGMRFFHH, encoded by the coding sequence ATGAAAGAATTAGCACTTAAATACGGATGTAACCCTAATCAGAAGCCTTCAAGAGTTTTCATGGAGGATGGCTCTGATCTTCCTATCGAAGTACTTAACGGAAAGCCCGGATACATCAATCTTCTTGATGCATTTAATGGCTGGCAGCTTGTATCGGAGCTTAAAGCAGCAACAGGTATGCCGGCAGCAACATCATTTAAGCATGTTTCACCCGCAGGTGCAGCAATAGGTCTTCCGCTTACAGATATTGAGAAGAAGATTTACTGGGTTGAGGATCTTGGTGATCTTTCACCTATGGCAAGTGCTTATGCACGTGCAAGAGGTGCTGACAGAATGTCATCATTTGGAGATTTTATCTCACTTTCAGACACCTGTGATGAGGATACCGCACGTCTTATTAAGAGAGAGGTTTCAGACGGTATCATTGCTCCGGGTTATACTGATGAGGCTCTTGAGATCCTTAAAGCAAAGAAAAACGGCAACTATGCTGTTATCAAGATTGATCCTTCCTATAAGCCTGCAGCGCTTGAGAAAAAGCAGGTATTCGGCATTACCTTTGAACAGGGTCACAATGATATTGTTATTGATGACAAGATGCTTGAAAACATTGTTACAGATAACAAGGATCTTCCCGATGCTGCAAAGAAGGACCTTCTTATTTCACTTATTACTTTAAAATATACACAGTCAAATTCTGTATGCTATGTTAAGGGCGGACAGGCTATCGGTATCGGTGCAGGCCAGCAGTCAAGAATCCACTGCACAAGACTTGCCGGATCAAAGGCTGATAACTGGTTCCTCAGACAGTCACCTCAGGTATTGGAGCTTCCTTTTCTTGAAAATATTCGTCGTGCAGACAGAGATAATGCTATCGATCTGTACATCGGTGTTGATTACATGGATGTCCTTGCGGATGGCAAGTGGCAGAACCTGTTTAAGGTAAAGCCTGAAGTGTTCACCGAAGCAGATAAGAGAGCGTGGCTTGATAAGAACACAGATGTTGCGCTTGGTTCTGATGCGTTCTTCCCCTTCGGAGATAACATTGAAAGAGCTGCCAAGAGTGGTGTAAAATATGTAGCACAGCCCGGTGGTTCTGTAAGAGACGACAACGTAATACAGGCAGCTAATGATCACAACATGGTTATGGCATTTACGGGCATGAGATTTTTCCATCATTAA